The following proteins are co-located in the Pyricularia oryzae 70-15 chromosome 1, whole genome shotgun sequence genome:
- a CDS encoding plasma membrane calcium-transporting ATPase 3, whose protein sequence is MADNKDDGATPPRRQRAPTITIDTTAVSASTDAGAPADRPSQANGQTSSPISPTDDGNSPTTIVEPLSQSWSRGQPSNGGHSASSSISGRPEFHPTTSFESNASRPTSPHNVSSPVASRGQGHTQGFLAVPHNHRSRQNSVDSDDGSRSMASQGETIAVSPSYTTEKAPKSTDPMTNDKIMNDPDALKPDVGKEDTFVVEDNPFAFSPGQLSKMFNPKSLSAFYKLGGLSGLEKGLRTDRKAGLSVDELGLEGKVTFEEVTGQKSEKETNTGAGKPQANRARSGSEDNFVDRKRVYKDNRLPERTGKSLLQLMWITFNDKILLLLSGAAAISLAVGLYEAFSPDHDPSKQKVEWIEGVAIIVAILIVVLVGSLNDWQKERQFAKLNKKKTDRPVKVIRSGKAQEISVHNLLVGDVVHLETGDLIPVDGVLIEGHNIKCDESQATGESDLIKKRNADEVYAAIENNGDLKKMDPFIQSGARVMEGVGTFMVTATGVNSSYGQTLMSLQDDPEITPLQQKLNVIADGIAKIGGAAALLLFLVLFIKFLVGLPKQPPEITPAQKGQQFIRIFIVVVTIIVVAVPEGLPLAVTLALSYATKKMVKQNNLVRQLKACEVMGNATTICSDKTGTLTQNKMKVVEGTVGTTHRFSADDFSTGDSENPSSPEVKPLSPTEFTGLLSEPVKEVLLRSIVLNSTAFEGEVDGEQSFVGSKTETALLLFAREHLAMGSVSEQRENSKTLQLIPFDSGRKCMGIVAELPKGGARLYVKGASEILLEKCTQIIRDPSKDATTATLTDENRTGLNSLIENYAKKSLRTIGICYRDFDRWPPARARRNDGENDEVKFEDIFKQMTLLGVVGIKDPLRDGVREAVKDCQRAGVVVRMVTGDNIMTAEAIARDCGILQPDSIIMEGPKFRNLSKREQEDVVPRLHVLARSSPEDKRVMVKRLKDKGHIVAVTGDGTNDAPALKMADVGFSMGVSGTEVAKEASAIILMDDNFTSIVVALRWGRAVNDAVKRFLQFQLTVNVTAVLLTFVSAVSNDREESVLTATQLLWVNLIMDTLAALALATDPPHPTVLDRKPEPRGSPIISVTMWKMILGQALYQLGITYLLYFGRQRVLPAYDQDVQDAQIATLVFNTFVWMQIFNQWNNRRLDNRFNILEGITKNPIFIAISLAMCGAQALITNYGSFAFNIAEEGQTPAMWGYAIFLGFLSIPFGMIIRLIPDAFVASLVPESLRRRARSKVPGVTVSDDEERFQAYPEPFSEVRDELAFIKRVKGGRLNNLKYSLKNPREAFMPRYKSPSGSRSHSRSHSRSDSIPMPTTPTRADSISSFAATPDSRRRSKSSRSRSNSALGAATVMAGIVAGGVGATWSPIDRDRDFGVFPARQPSPLNKRQDSDPMDGAGASTSNVSGMSVPEESNEEDKPGPTVPKLGVPKPPPGRKSHESSKE, encoded by the exons ATGGCGGACAATAAGGACGATGGGGCGACGCCCCCCAGGAGACAGAGAGC TCCTACCATTACCATTGACACAACAGCCGTCAGCGCGTCTACCGACGCCGGCGCACCTGCAGACAGGCCAAGTCAAGCAAATGGCCAGACAAGCTCGCCTATCTCGCCGACAGACGATGGAAACTCGCCGACGACAATCGTAGAGCCCTTGTCGCAAAGCTGGTCTCGCGGTCAACCTAGCAATGGCGGCCACTCAGCTAGCAGTTCTATTAGCGGTCGACCCGAGTTCCACCCCACGACGTCCTTCGAAAGCAACGCGAGCAGACCTACCAGTCCTCACAATGTATCCAGCCCGGTCGCCTCGAGGGGCCAAGGACACACCCAGGGGTTCTTGGCAGTTCCCCACAACCACAGGTCGCGCCAGAATTCGGTAGATTCTGATGATGGGTCGAGATCAATGGCATCTCAGGGTGAAACCATCGCTGTATCTCCGTCGTATACGACCGAGAAGGCGCCCAAGTCCACGGACCCCATGACCAATGACAAGATCATGAACGACCCCGACGCTCTCAAACCCGACGTGGGGAAGGAGGACACATTTGTGGTGGAGGATAACCCGTTCGCCTTCAGTCCCGGACAACTGAGCAAAATGTTTAACCCAAAGAGTCTTTCTGCATTCTACAAACTGGGTGGTCTTTCGGGTCTGGAGAAGGGATTGCGCACCGATCGCAAGGCTGGCTTGAGCGTGGACGAGCTTGGTCTTGAAGGGAAGGTTACGTTTGAGGAGGTCACGGGCCAGAAATCAGAAAAGGAGACCAACACAGGAGCAGGCAAGCCCCAGGCCAACCGGGCTAGGTCCGGCTCAGAGGACAACTTCGTCGACAGAAAACGCGTGTACAAGGACAACAGGCTACCGGAGAGGACGGGCAAGTCCCTGCTGCAGCTCATGTGGATCACCTTCAACGACAAAATCCTCCTACTTCTATCTGGTGCAGCTGCGATTTCTCTGGCGGTCGGTCTCTACGAGGCCTTTAGCCCCGACCATGACCCCTCTAAGCAAAAG GTCGAGTGGATTGAGGGAGTCGCGATCATTGTGGCAATTCTCATTGTGGTGCTTGTTGGGTCTTTGAACGATTGGCAGAAGGAACGACAATTTGCCAAGctcaacaagaagaagaccgaCCGGCCCGTCAAAGTGATTCGCTCCGGAAAAGCTCAAGAGATCTCGGTTCATAACCTCCTCGTCGGTGACGTTGTGCATCTGGAAACCGGCGACTTGATTCCTGTCGATGGAGTCCTCATCGAGGGACATAACATCAAGTGTGACGAATCCCAGGCAACCGGAGAATCGGATCTTATCAAGAAGCGGAATGCCGACGAAGTTTACGCTGCCATTGAAAACAACGGCGACTTGAAAAAGATGGATCCCTTTATCCAGTCCGGCGCTCGCGTCATGGAGGGAGTGGGTACGTTCATGGTCACGGCCACTGGCGTCAACTCGAGTTACGGGCAGACCCTCATGTCGTTGCAGGACGACCCGGAGATAACGCCTCTGCAACAAAAGCTCAACGTCATTGCTGATGGGATCGCCAAAATCGGAGGCGCTGCGGCGCTGCTTCTCTTCCTGGTCTTGTTCATCAAATTCCTCGTTGGCCTCCCCAAGCAACCCCCGGAGATCACGCCTGCCCAGAAGGGACAGCAATTCATCCGCATCTTCATCGTGGTCGTCACAATTATTGTAGTGGCAGTACCTGAGGGTCTCCCGCTGGCTGTCACCCTGGCGCTTAGTTATGCGACGAAAAAGATGGTCAAGCAGAACAACCTGGTCAGGCAGCTCAAGGCCTGTGAGGTCATGGGCAACGCGACCACCATCTGCTCAGACAAGACGGGAACCCTGACTCAGAACAAGATGAAGGTCGTCGAAGGCACCGTGGGTACCACTCACCGATTTTCCGCCGACGACTTTAGTACCGGCGACAGCGAGAACCCATCATCCCCTGAGGTAAAGCCTCTGAGCCCGACCGAGTTTACGGGACTGCTGAGCGAGCCAGTCAAGGAAGTGCTTCTGAGATCCATCGTGCTCAACTCGACCGCTTTCGAGGGTGAGGTTGATGGCGAGCAGAGCTTCGTCGGCTCCAAGACGGAGACGGCCCTGTTACTGTTTGCCCGTGAGCATCTCGCCATGGGTTCGGTCAGTGAGCAGCGGGAGAACTCGAAGACTTTGCAGCTGATCCCATTCGACTCTGGCCGCAAGTGTATGGGAATAGTTGCCGAACTCCCCAAAGGTGGTGCACGCCTGTACGTCAAAGGTGCCTCGGAAATTCTGTTGGAGAAATGTACACAAATCATCAGGGATCCTTCGAAGGATGCCACAACAGCCACCCTCACGGATGAGAACCGGACTGGACTTAACAGCCTTATCGAGAATTACGCCAAGAAGTCACTGAGAACCATCGGTATCTGCTACCGCGATTTCGACCGCTGGCCTCCGGCACGCGCCAGGCGCAACGATGGCGAGAACGATGAGGTCAAGTTTGAAGACATTTTTAAGCAAATGACACTGCTCGGAGTTGTTGGAATAAAGGATCCTCTTCGAGACGGTGTCCGTGAAGCCGTCAAGGACTGCCAGCGGGCTGGAGTCGTGGTGAGAATGGTTACAGGTGACAACATCATGACCGCCGAAGCTATCGCCCGCGACTGTGGTATCTTGCAGCCCGACAGCATCATCATGGAGGGCCCCAAGTTCCGGAACCTTTCCAAGCGCGAACAAGAGGATGTGGTTCCCCGCCTGCACGTCCTGGCTCGGTCCAGCCCCGAGGACAAGCGGGTCATGGTTAAGCGCCTCAAAGACAAGGGTCATATCGTGGCCGTGACTGGTGACGGAACCAACGATGCCCCAGCCCTGAAAATGGCTGATGTTGGATTTTCAATGGGTGTATCGGGTACTGAAGTCGCCAAAGAGGCTTCGGCCATTATCCTTATGGACGACAACTTCACCTCCATCGTGGTGGCCTTACGTTGGGGTCGCGCTGTCAACGATGCTGTCAAACGCTTTTTGCAGTTTCAGTTGACTGTCAACGTGACCGCTGTCCTGCTCACCTTCGTATCCGCCGTTTCCAACGACAGAGAAGAGTCTGTCTTGACTGCAACACAGCTTCTATGGGTCAATCTTATCATGGATACGCTTGCGGCGTTGGCTCTCGCAACT GATCCGCCTCACCCAACCGTTCTGGACCGTAAGCCAGAGCCGCGTGGCTCGCCAATCATTTCCGTCACAATGTGGAAGATGATTCTTGGACAAGCGCTCTACCAGCTTGGAATTACATACCTGCTGTACTTTGGTAGGCAGCGGGTGCTTCCGGCTTACGACCAGGACGTGCAGGATGCTCAGATCGCCACGCTCGTCTTCAACACGTTCGTGTGGATGCAAATTTTCAACCAGTGGAA CAACCGCCGTTTGGATAACCGTTTCAACATCCTGGAGGGAATCACCAAAAATCCCATCTTCATTGCCATTAGCTTAGCTATGTGCGGCGCTCAGGCACTTATCACCAACTATGGAAGCTTTGCTTTCAACATTGCCGAGGAGGGACAGACGCCGGCCATGTGGGGCTACGCAATTTTCTTGGGATTTCTGTCGATTCCATTCGGCATGATTATTCGACTCATCCCTGATGCCTTTGTTGCCAGCCTTGTCCCCGAGTCCCTAAGGCGCAGGGCTCGCAGCAAGGTGCCGGGCGTCACAGTTtctgacgacgaggagcgaTTCCAGGCTTACCCGGAGCCATTCTCCGAGGTCAGGGACGAGCTCGCGTTTATCAAACGCGTCAAGGGCGGTCGACTAAACAACCTCAAATACTCGCTCAAGAACCCGCGAGAGGCCTTTATGCCCAGGTACAAGAGCCCATCAGGCTCCCGTTCGCACTCGAGATCTCACTCGAGGAGCGACTCCATCCCCATGCCGACCACACCGACAAGAGCAGACAGTATCAGCTCATTCGCCGCCACTCCCGACTCGAGACGCCGATCCAAGTCTTCGCGATCAAGGTCCAATTCGGCTCTAGGCGCGGCGACCGTCATGGCTGGTATCGTTGCGGGTGGCGTTGGCGCTACCTGGTCGCCGATCGACCGAGACCGTGACTTCGGTGTGTTCCCAGCGAGGCAGCCGTCTCCTCTGAACAAGCGCCAAGATAGCGATCCGATGGACGGGGCGGGTGCTTCGACGTCAAACGTCAGCGGCATGAGCGTCCCGGAAGAGTCCAACGAGGAGGATAAGCCTGGACCCACCGTACCCAAGCTCGGAGTCCCCAAACCCCCACCAGGACGCAAGTCTCATGAATCCAGCAAGGAATAG
- a CDS encoding NAD-dependent histone deacetylase SIR2 encodes MDKSIKVVKRRSTKVPMAKTQSARSSPGAQTKSRSNEDTNANGNGLSKRKKTASSSPRPRNSAVALAETVDEKQHLKNDIQNASVYNDDMLRELEERGDADSICEDIIGSSIEDQVFPDIEGACTLSESMQLRRLLRQVGPLEFLRRTLDSGVFTAEKLLTAFSVRPPDFLQGRPDEDYLPFLSLAMTRELQKRAKLEQYNSFDDAVNLIKRSKNIIVLTGAGISTSLGIPDFRSKNIGLYSMLGDLGLDDPQQVFDLGLFHEDPSIFYSIARKVLPNHERCSPTHAFIAMLQEKGKLLTNYTQNIDNIEETAGIDPERLVQCHGSWSSATCIRCGHKVPGKTIFPVVEAGGIPRCEKCGVASAKASSAQARNSSSRSRQASKSRKRKTSHDDDDSDGTYSGGPVSSAKTPGRALRTSARHSNGAAGPEIDASRRPVAKGEGIMKPDITFFGEALPRRFGERLLGHDRDLVDLVIVIGTSLKVKPVSELVPVLPANVPQIYISRDPVSHVHFDIDLLGDCDVVVAELCRRAGWDLDHEMIPENQEVETELAEGYWSRHYVRAVKK; translated from the exons ATGGATAAATCTATCAAGGTCGTTAAGAGGCGGTCTACTAAGGTTCCGATGGCCAAGACTCAATCGGCCAGGTCAAGTCCTGGTGCCCAGACAAAGAGCCGGAGCAATGAGGACACCAATGCCAATGGCAATGGACTCTCCAAGAGGAAAAAGACGGCTTCGTCAAGTCCACGGCCGAGGAATAGCGCCGTCGCTCTTGCAGAGACGGTGGACGAGAAGCAACATTTAAAAAACGACATTCAGAATGCATCAGTGTACAACGACGACATGCTGCGGGAGCTTGAGGAACGCGGAGACGCCGATAGCATCTGCGAGGATATTATCGGATCCAGCATTGAGGACCAAGTCTTTCCTGATA TCGAGGGAGCATGCACACTTAGCGAGTCTATGCAGCTGCGTCGCTTACTTCGTCAGGTTGGGCCTCTTGAGTTTCTTCGAAGAACGCTGGACTCGGGTGTCTTCacggccgagaagctgctgaCGGCGTTCAGCGTGCGCCCGCCCGATTTTCTTCAGGGACGCCCGGACGAGGACTATTTGCCCTTCCTGAGCCTGGCAATGACGCGCGAGCTGCAGAAGCGTGCCAAGCTAGAGCAATACAACAGCTTCGACGACGCTGTGAACCTGATCAAGCGTTCCAAGAACATCATCGTTCTCACCGGGGCCGGTATCTCGACATCTCTCGGAATCCCCGATTTCCGCTCAAAGAACATTGGTCTCTACTCGATGCTGGGCGACCTCGGTCTGGATGATCCGCAGCAGGTCTTTGACCTGGGCCTCTTTCACGAGGACCCCAGCATATTCTATTCCATCGCCCGCAAGGTCCTTCCCAACCACGAGCGCTGCTCGCCGACGCATGCATTCATCGCCATGCTGCAGGAGAAGGGCAAGCTCTTGACCAACTATACGCAAAACATCGACAACATTGAGGAGACGGCTGGAATCGACCCTGAGAGGCTTGTACAATGCCACGGCTCCTGGTCCTCCGCCACGTGCATCCGCTGCGGCCACAAGGTTCCTGGTAAGACCATATTCCCTGTCGTCGAGGCGGGTGGCATTCCTCGCTGCGAAAAGTGCGGTGTCGCCTCTGCCAAGGCCAGTAGTGCCCAGGCAAGAAACAGCTCATCGAGGTCGCGCCAGGCATCCAAAAGCCGCAAGCGCAAGACCAGccacgatgacgacgacagcGATGGGACAtacagcggcggccccgtaTCCTCTGCAAAAACGCCGGGCAGGGCACTGCGCACATCGGCAAGACATAGCAACGGTGCAGCGGGTCCGGAGATCGACGCCTCGCGCCGTCCTGTGGCCAAGGGCGAGGGTATCATGAAGCCCGACATCACATTCTTTGGCGAGGCGCTACCCCGGAGGTTCGGGGAGCGGCTGCTCGGCCATGACCGGGACCTGGTAGATCTTGTCATCGTCATTGGCACATCGCTCAAGGTGAAGCCTGTTTCAGAACTCGTGCCCGTGCTGCCGGCCAACGTGCCACAAATCTATATCAGCCGCGATCCAGTATCGCACGTCCATTTTGACATCGACCTGTTAGGTGACTGCGACGTCGTTGTCGCTGAGCTGTGCCGTCGTGCCGGATGGGACCTCGACCATGAGATGATACCCGAGAACCAGGAGGTGGAGACggagctggccgagggcTACTGGAGCAGGCATTACGTCCGGGCCGTGAAAAAATGA
- a CDS encoding SCY1 protein kinase, with the protein MFSNALKSISSTNITGNYSISQNSTSTAGPWKIYDAKKKSTGKPYSVFVFDRKSLDSHGNSLSRSSAAAFKRTADEVVDRLKREASALARLRHPSVLELVEPVEETRGGGLQFVTEPVTASLASLLQEKDDQERSGGPGGRSSRYVTEDSDGTRRRREIEIDELEIQKGLLQISKALEFLHENAGLVHGNLTPDAILINAKSDWKISGLSYCSPPEGSTKPTSFQPISLSEVLNPDPRLPRFVQINLDYTSPDFVMDNNLTTSADMFSLGILGVALYNSPHRSPIESNQSLSSYKRVFSSSSTTPSVNNNFCSARPLPKELSQHVLPRLITRRPAQRMTAKEFQMSEYFDNVLVSTIRFLDSFPAKTPNEKAQFMRGLNKVLPSFPKSVMEKKLLPALLEELKDRDLVSLILQNVFKIIDLLPSGRRAFGDKVRAKLKELFVTNVKNAQEKDPARDAGLMVVLENLATIATICGGKEFKDDILPIVGTALESPTPSVIDAALRSLPVILPVLDFSTIKNELFPVIATIFSRTNSLAIKVRGLQAFVILCGGSNDPNDDDGLDGLNERKAKSSSSSALDKYTMQEKIVPLIKVIKTKEPAVMIAALNVLRVVGKIADAEFVAMEILPILWNMSLGPLLDLKQFQTFMELIKSLSKRVEDEQIKKLQELAGTTNGSTAGPNDDFMSFGGVTGTQFDATSNAGDDDFESLVKGKPSGSSAANPMDAGGWDGMASGSGSNVTSPGVKPSVKSPTTAPTFSWSTPNNSTPSLPATVKAQASSFRTVTPDLGSFQTLAPSNTQYSQPLQPQSAFAPPPPASSTPMASTTASINWSSAATTPAAANPWASASSTSNTISSPPATSSFGGGLNSSMSSLSMNSRPTMSQQSSSFSLPPPPSNNSSFGMGGSGMGSGMSSFSLAPPPSASALQPSAGPKYGAGLSSGSTAQGMGMGMANNSTNSMTGSGMGMGMAAMMAQQQQKQQTQAPPQSNSGSGLDKFQSLL; encoded by the exons ATGTTCTCGAACGCGTTAAAGTCCATCTCGTCGACCAACATCACCGGTAACTATTCCATATCCCAGAACTCGACCTCGACCGCCGGCCCTTGGAAGATTTATGATGCCAAGAAGAAGTCGACAGGCAAACCATACTCGGTCTTTGTCTTTGATCGGAAATCCCTCGACTCACACGGAAACTCACTCAGCCGGTCGAGTGCTGCTGCCTTCAAGCGCACCGCAGATGAGGTCGTCGACCGTCTTAAACGGGAGGCTTCGGCCCTGGCCCGCCTCCGTCACCCCAGTGTCCTCGAACTAGTCGAGCCCGTCGAGGAGACCCGGGGCGGTGGTCTGCAGTTCGTGACGGAACCTGTTACCGCGTCGCTGGCGAGCTTGCTGCAGGAGAAGGACGACCAGGAGCGgtccggcgggccggggggACGCTCCAGTCGCTATGTCACCGAAGACTCGGATGGGACGCGCCGGCGGAGGGAAATCGAGATTGACGAGCTCGAGATACAAAAGGGGCTTTTGCAGATAAGCAAGGCGCTCGAGTTCCTGCACGAGAACGCCGGCTTGGTGCATGGTAATTTGACCCCTGATGCGATCCTGATCAATGCCAAG TCGGACTGGAAGATTAGCGGGTTGTCATATTGCAGTCCACCCGAAGGCTCTACAAAGCCAACATCTTTCCAACCCATCAGCCTGTCAGAAGTCCTCAACCCAGACCCAAGGCTTCCACGTTTTGTGCAAATCAACCTAGACTACACGTCGCCCGACTTTGTCATGGACAACAACCTTACCACTTCAGCAGACATGTTTTCACTGGGTATATTGGGTGTGGCGCTTTACAATTCGCCTCACCGGTCCCCCATTGAGAGCAACCAAAGCCTCTCCAGCTACAAGAGGGTCTTTTCTTCGTCATCTACTACCCCTTCCGTCAACAACAACTTCTGCTCGGCACGTCCGCTCCCCAAGGAACTATCTCAGCATGTCCTGCCCCGTCTGATCACCAGGCGACCGGCGCAGCGGATGACGGCTAAGGAATTTCAGATGAGCGAGTATTTTGACAACGTATTGGTATCTACCATTCGGTTCTTGGATTCTTTCCCAGCCAAGACGCCAAATGAAAAGGCGCAATTTATGAGAGGACTGAACAAGGTTCTCCCGTCTTTCCCCAAGTCAGTAATGGAAAAGAAGCTTCTTCCGGCACTGTTGGAGGAGTTGAAAGACAGAGACTTGGTATCACTCATCCTGCAAAACGTTTTCAAGATAATCGACCTGTTACCATCAGGAAGGCGAGCTTTTGGAGATAAAGTCCGAGCCAAGTTGAAAGAGCTTTTTGTTACAAACGTAAAAAATGCCCAAGAAAAGGACCCGGCGCGAGACGCTGGTCTGATGGTAGTACTGGAGAACCTGGCCACCATTGCCACTATATGCGGCGGGAAAGAGTTTAAGGACG ACATACTGCCCATCGTTGGGACAGCTTTAGAGTCTCCGACGCCGTCAGTAATTGATGCGGCCTTGCGATCACTTCCAGTGATTCTGCCGGTGCTTGATTTTAGCACCATAAAAAATGAGCTCTTCCCAGTCATTGCGACTATTTTCAGCCGGACAAACAGTCTCGCAATCAAGGTTAGGGGGTTGCAGGCGTTTGTAATACTATGCGGTGGCTCCAACGATCCGAACGACGACGATGGTCTTGATGGACTCAACGAGCGCAAAGCGAAATCGTCATCCTCAAGTGCGCTGGACAAGTACACGATGCAGGAAAAGATTGTTCCGCTGATCAAGGTCATCAAGACCAAGGAGCCGGCCGTGATGATTGCAGCGCTGAATGTACTGCGTGTCGTTGGCAAAATAGCCGATGCGGAATTCGTAGCCATGGAAATCCTTCCAATATTATGGAACATGAGTCTTGGTCCGCTGTTGGACCTGAAGCAGTTTCAGACGTTTATGGAGCTTATAAAGTCACTATCGAAGCGTGTTGAGGACGAGCAGATCAAGAAGTTGCAGGAGTTGGCGGGTACGACGAACGGCAGCACAGCAGGCCCGAACGACGACTTCATGTCGTTCGGCGGAGTCACTGGTACTCAGTTTGATGCCACAAGTAATGCTGGAGATGACGACTTTGAGTCTCTGGTCAAGGGCAAACCGTCGGGCTCTTCTGCAGCGAATCCCATGGATGCCGGGGGATGGGACGGCATGGCATCAGGATCGGGATCTAACGTAACGTCTCCTGGTGTCAAACCATCGGTCAAGTCGCCAACAACTGCGCCGACCTTTTCATGGTCAACACCCAACAATTCGACCCCATCTCTTCCAGCCACTGTCAAGGCGCAGGCCTCGTCTTTCAGGACGGTGACTCCCGATCTCGGCAGCTTTCAAACTCTAGCCCCTTCGAACACGCAATACTCGCAGCCGTTGCAGCCACAATCAGCATTTGCGCCGCCTCCGCCGGCCTCATCCACGCCCATGGCCAGCACAACAGCCTCCATTAACTGGTCCTCGGCGGCTACgacaccagcggcggcaaaCCCATGGGCCTCTgcctcgtcgacgtcgaATACCATCTCGTCGCCACCGGCGACATCCTCTTTTGGCGGCGGGCTCAACTCATCCATGTCATCACTGTCAATGAACTCCAGGCCCACCATGTCGCAGCAGAGTTCATCCTTCTCCCTCCCTCCGCCGCCTTCGAATAATTCGTCCTTTGGGATGGGTGGCAGCGGCATGGGCTCTGGCATGTCATCTTTTAGCctcgcgccgccgccctctGCGAGCGCGCTGCAGCCATCAGCGGGTCCCAAGTACGGAGCGGGTCTCTCCTCGGGCAGCACAGCTCAAGGGATGGGCATGGGCATGGCTAATAATAGCACCAATTCAATGACGGGATCCGGAATGGGGATGGGCATGGCGGCTATGATGGcccagcaacaacaaaaacagcaaacaCAAGCACCGCCACAGAGCAACTCTGGGTCTGGTCTGGACAAGTTCCAGAGTCTATTGTAG
- a CDS encoding branched-chain-amino-acid aminotransferase: MAPSMLRSILRSSPSAARRWSRHYSVKAEVASTAQPKDIEPAQLKITKTSKPGVLDKPENLLFGRKFSDHMITCEWEQTNGWQQPQIVPYQNLSMDPATCVLHYAFTCFEGMKAYKDKSGQVRLFRPDKNMERFNKSAARIALPNFSSPALIDIISQYAKLESRFIPDQRGFSLYLRPTMIGTQKTLGVSPPGSAMLFVIASPVGPYYPTGFKAVSLEATDYAVRAWPGGAGDKKLGANYAPCIVPQREAMARGFQQNLWLFGEEEYVTEVGTMNMFVAIKNKQTGQKELLTAPLDGTILEGVTRDSILALARERLVPEGWAVSERKFTMKELHEASTEGRLIEAFGSGTAAIVSPVRSIAWKGKLVHCGLQDHEESGEIAMRMKGWIESIQYGDEDHEWSHVC; the protein is encoded by the exons atGGCGCCTTCTATGCTGCGTTCAATTCTGAGGTCGTCGCCATCGGCGGCACGCCGGTGGTCAAGACATTACAGTGTCAAGGCAGAGGTCGCCTCGACCGCCCAGCCCAAAGACATTGAACCTGCACAGCTAAAGATCACCAAGACTAGCAAGCCTGGTGTGTTGGACAAGCCCGAAAACCTCCTCTTTGGCAGGAAATTCTCAG ACCACATGATTACTTGCGAGTGGGAACAAACCAATGGATGGCAACAACCGCAGATCGTCCCGTACCAAAATCTTTCCATGGACCCGGCTACATGCGTCCTCCACTACGCGTTTACGTGCTTCGAGGGTATGAAGGCCTACAAGGATAAGTCCGGCCAGGTGCGCCTGTTCCGTCCGGATAAGAACATGGAGCGCTTCAACAAGTCGGCTGCGCGTATTGCTCTGCCAAACTTTAGCTCGCCCGCTCTTATCGACATTATCTCGCAGTACGCCAAGCTCGAATCACGTTTCATCCCCGACCAGCGCGGGTTTTCGCTTTACCTGCGCCCGACCATGATAGGTACGCAAAAGACGCTCGGTGTCAGCCCTCCCGGGTCCGCGATGCTTTTCGTCATTGCAAGCCCCGTGGGCCCCTATTACCCGACGGGATTCAAGGCCGTTTCGCTCGAGGCGACCGATTACGCCGTGCGCGCCTGGCCCGGCGGTGCCGGCGACAAGAAGCTCGGCGCAAATTACGCGCCCTGCATTGTGCCTCAGCGCGAGGCCATGGCTAGGGGTTTCCAGCAGAACCTGTGGCTTTTTGGCGAAGAGGAGTACGTTACCGAGGTCGGTACTATGAATATGTTTGTCGCCATTAAAAACAAGCAGACGGGCCAAAAGGAGCTCCTTACGGCGCCCCTGGACGGTACTATCCTCGAGGGCGTAACGCGCGATTCCATCCTGGCCCTGGCCCGCGAGAGGCTCGTGCCGGAGGGCTGGGCTGTCTCTGAGCGAAAGTTCACCATGAAGGAGCTGCACGAGGCCTCGACCGAGGGCAGGTTGATTGAGGCTTTCGGTTCCGGTACCGCCGCTATCGTCAGCCCCGTCCGCTCGATTGCGTGGAAGGGCAAGCTTGTCCACTGCGGTCTTCAGGATCACGAGGAGTCGGGAGAGATCGCCATGAGGATGAAGGGATGGATAGAGAGCATCCAGTACGGCGACGAGGACCACGAGTGGAGTCACGTGTGCTGA